In Antechinus flavipes isolate AdamAnt ecotype Samford, QLD, Australia chromosome 3, AdamAnt_v2, whole genome shotgun sequence, a genomic segment contains:
- the LOC127555595 gene encoding ras-related protein Rab-39B-like: MLGPRISPPLPACTNSLGSESCPEPRSFSLAPGGSSPPSPLMAPPLPMDALWQYQFRLILLGDSTVGKSSLLRRYTEGVFVDYLDQTVGVDFYIHFVEVEPGVQVKLQFWDTAGQERFRSVTRSYYRNSAGGLLLFDVANRASFENVPKWHREVLDKVKPFEVIFLVVGHKSDLVAERRVSPEEGERLATSLGARYVETSAKSNSNVALAVQLLAQDIYAAVKKGTMAPSTEWDGVKSRVPTCPWQQETKGSGEGWKCPCW, from the exons ATGTTGGGACCCAGgatttctcctcccctccctgcaTGCACAAACTCGCTGGGTTCCGAAAGCTGCCCAGAGCCCAGAAGCTTCTCTCTTGCTCCTGGTGGGAGCTCCCCCCCTTCTCCTCTCATGGCTCCCCCCCTGCCCATGGATGCCCTCTGGCAGTACCAGTTCCGCCTCATCCTTCTGGGGGACTCCACAGTGGGCAAGTCCTCCCTGCTGAGACGTTACACCGAGGGCGTCTTTGTGGACTATCTGGACCAGACGGTGGGAGTAGATTTCTACATCCACTTTGTGGAAGTAGAGCCTGGGGTCCAGGTGAAGCTCCAGTTCTGGGACACGGCGGGCCAGGAGCGATTCAG GTCGGTGACGCGGTCTTACTACCGGAACTCGGCGGGGGGGCTGCTGCTGTTCGACGTGGCCAACCGAGCATCCTTTGAGAATGTTCCCAAATGGCACCGGGAGGTCCTGGACAAAGTGAAGCCCTTCGAGGTCATCTTCCTGGTGGTGGGGCACAAGAGCGACCTGGTGGCCGAGCGACGGGTGAGCCCCGAGGAGGGAGAGCGGCTGGCCACCTCCCTGGGGGCTCGCTACGTGGAGACCTCGGCCAAGAGCAACAGCAACGTCGCCCTGGCCGTCCAGCTGCTCGCCCAGGACATCTACGCGGCCGTGAAGAAGGGGACCATGGCCCCGAGCACAGAGTGGGACGGGGTGAAGAGCCGGGTGCCGACCTGCCCTTGGCAACAAGAGACGAAGGGCAGCGGGGAAGGGTGGAAGTGTCCGTGCTGGTGA
- the TAF12 gene encoding transcription initiation factor TFIID subunit 12 isoform X3, with product MNQFGPSALINLSNFSSIKPEPSSTPPQGSMANSTTVGKMPGPPGAGGRLSPESNQVLTKKKLQDLVREVDPNEQLDEDVEEMLLQIADDFIESVVTAACQLARHRKSNTLEVKDVQLHLERQWNMWIPGFGSEEIRPYKKACTTEAHKQRMALIRKTTKK from the exons ATGAACCAGTTTGGCCCCTCAGCCTTGATCAACCTCTCCAACTTCTCATCCATAAAACCAGAACCTTCAAGCACCCCCCCTCAGGGGTCCATGGCCAACAGTACCACAGTGGGAAAGATGCCAGGCCCCCCAGGGGCAGGGGGACGTCTTAGTCCAGAAAGTAATCAG GTTTTGACCAAGAAGAAATTACAGGACCTGGTTAGAGAAGTAGATCCCAATGAACAGCTGGATGAAGATGTGGAAGAG ATGCTACTACAGATCGCTGATGACTTCATTGAGAGTGTAGTGACGGCAGCGTGCCAACTGGCCCGGCATCGAAAATCTAACACTTTAGAGGTCAAAGATGTTCAGCTGCATTTAG AGCGCCAGTGGAACATGTGGATCCCAGGCTTTGGTTCAGAAGAAATACGGCCCTACAAAAAGGCCTGCACCACAGAGGCTCACAAACAG AGAATGGCCTTGATCCGCAAAACAACCAAGAAATAA
- the RAB42 gene encoding ras-related protein Rab-42 has protein sequence MFHLCLRLPRGHQLGPGLAESQGPPFTERTTGITCCFSGSGDCVILLLLRLPGFSCSFPLPSASSYLSFSRSRIQRFGYGQPHLALVSPRYLQHPACRRLSSAAPVRSAPSAGRVSPDGREHPLSPCQLQFRVLLLGDADVGKSSLLRRYVEGDSWAEPPPSSTVGVEFYCRILELASGSRVKLQFWDTAGDERFRSITRSFYRNMVGVLLVFDVTNRKSFDHIKDWYQEVASMQGLDKVVFLLVGHKSDLQQARQVSTQEGETLASVLGMSFLETSAKTNSNVTLAFETLACGIQQALQNGEIKVDGAWRGVRIIQPAQPPLNQLRKKPTGQCQC, from the exons ATGTTTCACCTTTGTCTCCGCCTCCCCAGGGGCCACCAGCTGGGCCCGGGTCTCGCTGAGTCACAAGGTCCTCCATTCACAGAAAGAACCACGGGCATCACCTGCTGCTTTTCTGGGAGCGGGGACTGTGTCATTTTGCT GTTGCTCCGGCTGCCGGGCTTTAGCTGCTCTTTTCCGCTGCCCTCAGCCTCATCGTATCTCAGTTTCTCCCGAAGCCGAATTCAGAGGTTCGGCTACGGTCAGCCCCATCTAGCCCTGGTCAGCCCGAGGTACCTCCAGCACCCCGCCTGCAGGAGGCTCAGCTCAG CGGCTCCCGTCCGGTCCGCCCCGTCGGCGGGGCGCGTGAGCCCCGATGGCCGGGAACACCCGCTCTCGCCCTGCCAGCTCCAGTTCCGCGTCTTGCTGCTGGGGGACGCGGACGTGGGCAAGTCTTCTCTGCTGCGACGCTACGTGGAGGGAGACTCCTGGGCTGAACCGCCCCCCAGCTCCACGGTGGGCGTCGAGTTCTATTGCCGTATTCTGGAGCTGGCCTCGGGTTCGAGGGTCAAGCTGCAGTTCTGGGACACGGCCGGTGACGAACGCTTCAG gAGCATAACTCGGTCCTTCTACCGGAATATGGTAGGTGTCCTGCTGGTCTTTGATGTGACCAACAGGAAATCCTTCGACCACATAAAAGACTGGTACCAGGAGGTGGCTTCCATGCAGGGACTGGACAAGGTTGTCTTCCTGTTGGTTGGCCACAAGAGTGACCTGCAGCAGGCTCGTCAGGTGTCAACCCAGGAAGGAGAAACTTTAGCTTCAGTTCTGGGTATGTCTTTCCTGGAGACCTCGGCCAAAACCAACAGCAATGTGACTCTGGCCTTCGAGACTCTTGCCTGTGGAATCCAGCAGGCCCTCCAGAATGGGGAGATCAAAGTGGATGGAGCCTGGAGGGGAGTCAGGATTATTCAACCAGCCCAGCCCCCCCTAAACCAGCTCAGAAAAAAACCAACTGGTCAGTGTCAGTGTTGA
- the TAF12 gene encoding transcription initiation factor TFIID subunit 12 isoform X1: MAAPPFTGLTAVADVIKDLDTQIALIGLGPHNPKKKQDLDKLHELKAKARQIMNQFGPSALINLSNFSSIKPEPSSTPPQGSMANSTTVGKMPGPPGAGGRLSPESNQVLTKKKLQDLVREVDPNEQLDEDVEEMLLQIADDFIESVVTAACQLARHRKSNTLEVKDVQLHLERQWNMWIPGFGSEEIRPYKKACTTEAHKQRMALIRKTTKK, from the exons ATGGCTGCGCCTCCTTTCACTGGGCTCACAGCAGTTGCTGATGTAATTAAAGATCTAGACACTCAGATAGCT ttgatTGGCCTTGGTCCccacaatccaaaaaaaaaacaggatctTGACAAGCTCCATGAACTGAAGGCCAAAGCCCGACAGATTATGAACCAGTTTGGCCCCTCAGCCTTGATCAACCTCTCCAACTTCTCATCCATAAAACCAGAACCTTCAAGCACCCCCCCTCAGGGGTCCATGGCCAACAGTACCACAGTGGGAAAGATGCCAGGCCCCCCAGGGGCAGGGGGACGTCTTAGTCCAGAAAGTAATCAG GTTTTGACCAAGAAGAAATTACAGGACCTGGTTAGAGAAGTAGATCCCAATGAACAGCTGGATGAAGATGTGGAAGAG ATGCTACTACAGATCGCTGATGACTTCATTGAGAGTGTAGTGACGGCAGCGTGCCAACTGGCCCGGCATCGAAAATCTAACACTTTAGAGGTCAAAGATGTTCAGCTGCATTTAG AGCGCCAGTGGAACATGTGGATCCCAGGCTTTGGTTCAGAAGAAATACGGCCCTACAAAAAGGCCTGCACCACAGAGGCTCACAAACAG AGAATGGCCTTGATCCGCAAAACAACCAAGAAATAA
- the TAF12 gene encoding transcription initiation factor TFIID subunit 12 isoform X2, protein MVSKCQLIGLGPHNPKKKQDLDKLHELKAKARQIMNQFGPSALINLSNFSSIKPEPSSTPPQGSMANSTTVGKMPGPPGAGGRLSPESNQVLTKKKLQDLVREVDPNEQLDEDVEEMLLQIADDFIESVVTAACQLARHRKSNTLEVKDVQLHLERQWNMWIPGFGSEEIRPYKKACTTEAHKQRMALIRKTTKK, encoded by the exons ATGGTTTCCAAATGTCAG ttgatTGGCCTTGGTCCccacaatccaaaaaaaaaacaggatctTGACAAGCTCCATGAACTGAAGGCCAAAGCCCGACAGATTATGAACCAGTTTGGCCCCTCAGCCTTGATCAACCTCTCCAACTTCTCATCCATAAAACCAGAACCTTCAAGCACCCCCCCTCAGGGGTCCATGGCCAACAGTACCACAGTGGGAAAGATGCCAGGCCCCCCAGGGGCAGGGGGACGTCTTAGTCCAGAAAGTAATCAG GTTTTGACCAAGAAGAAATTACAGGACCTGGTTAGAGAAGTAGATCCCAATGAACAGCTGGATGAAGATGTGGAAGAG ATGCTACTACAGATCGCTGATGACTTCATTGAGAGTGTAGTGACGGCAGCGTGCCAACTGGCCCGGCATCGAAAATCTAACACTTTAGAGGTCAAAGATGTTCAGCTGCATTTAG AGCGCCAGTGGAACATGTGGATCCCAGGCTTTGGTTCAGAAGAAATACGGCCCTACAAAAAGGCCTGCACCACAGAGGCTCACAAACAG AGAATGGCCTTGATCCGCAAAACAACCAAGAAATAA